One genomic segment of Borrelia coriaceae includes these proteins:
- a CDS encoding ComF family protein, which produces MWNWSILKRILLPFCSCCNKNYIYLNALCKDCIGLFHFDVKFRDDIWYFFDYENEYKKLVLSYKREGQRLLGQFFANGILQFLMSIDFDLVVSIPCSFKRKVFYGFDHMEYIGDLLSNNGINYVNIFRRGLGKSQKLLRGDLRHSNLRNKVKLKLKYRNFKFNRVVLIDDIVTTGASMTVCKDILVRHGAWSVIKLSIARA; this is translated from the coding sequence ATGTGGAATTGGAGTATTTTAAAAAGAATATTGCTTCCCTTTTGTTCTTGTTGTAATAAGAATTATATTTACTTGAATGCTCTTTGCAAGGATTGCATTGGGCTTTTTCATTTTGATGTTAAATTTAGAGATGATATTTGGTATTTTTTTGACTATGAAAATGAATATAAGAAATTGGTTCTTTCTTATAAGAGAGAGGGGCAAAGATTACTTGGTCAATTTTTTGCAAATGGGATTTTACAATTTTTGATGAGCATTGATTTTGATTTGGTTGTTAGTATTCCTTGTAGTTTTAAAAGAAAAGTTTTTTATGGTTTTGATCACATGGAGTATATTGGGGATTTATTAAGTAATAATGGGATCAATTATGTCAATATTTTTAGACGGGGATTGGGTAAAAGTCAAAAATTATTGCGAGGGGATTTAAGGCATAGTAATTTGCGTAATAAGGTCAAATTAAAGTTGAAGTATAGGAATTTTAAGTTTAATAGGGTTGTGCTTATTGATGATATTGTAACAACAGGAGCATCTATGACTGTTTGTAAAGATATCCTTGTAAGACATGGAGCTTGGAGTGTGATAAAGCTATCAATTGCGAGAGCTTAG
- the rimP gene encoding ribosome maturation factor RimP, which yields MVKIIDNSEVYNLIKNLTDRLGIKIIETNIFRKRNEGRIQVVVYKDDGFGVDALCDLHRMILLSLESVLKYNFSLELSTPGINRKIKSDREFKIFEGKKIKLMLDNDFEEGLILKAETDSFIFKTNNKEVKILYSDVKKAKLS from the coding sequence TTGGTTAAAATTATTGATAATAGCGAAGTTTATAATTTAATAAAGAATTTAACAGATCGATTGGGAATTAAAATTATAGAGACTAATATCTTCAGGAAAAGAAATGAGGGTCGGATTCAAGTAGTTGTTTATAAAGATGATGGTTTTGGAGTGGATGCGCTTTGTGATTTACACAGAATGATTTTATTGAGCTTGGAGTCGGTTCTTAAATATAATTTTAGTTTAGAACTTTCTACTCCTGGGATCAATAGGAAAATTAAGAGTGATAGAGAGTTTAAAATTTTTGAAGGTAAAAAAATTAAATTGATGTTAGATAATGATTTTGAAGAAGGGCTTATCTTAAAAGCAGAGACAGATAGTTTTATTTTTAAAACGAATAATAAAGAGGTAAAAATTCTTTATAGTGATGTTAAGAAGGCTAAATTATCATGA
- the nusA gene encoding transcription termination factor NusA: MIKGTGQMIANIAGERGMSIDAIRKTVRESVMIAYKKYFGTNENALVKFDEDTGDLIVYSKKRIVEEVQDDILEILKEDAKEFELLEDGYAYIEIDPKIFDRLSIQVAKQRTKSDLQGIEDNELYLEFKHKLHKIVIGYVQQNRNGDLYVNLGTTDGVIPKKYQSPREVYGLNDKVRILVYNVKKGKNGIEVVLSRTHPKFIEELLTLEIPEIEEGIIKIHKIVRDPGYRTKVAVYSEKEEIDPIGPCIGQKGVRIQSIIKELEGEKIDIIPYSKDIKEFIKDALTPAKIDNVYIIDEDLHKALVVVSDEQLSLAIGKMGQNVRLANRLLDWAIDVKTSSQFAEMKASGEFKQDTFEMFEKIIQDNVQEDEFEEVNKISELKILDDNIIDKLVASGLDDIDNFLDASEETLFELGISYEKQDEINKILKEGMVIISNDDGSIEGIKDEEELLCPECGAVINENMAFCPGCKIGLSFEFEEE, from the coding sequence ATGATAAAGGGTACTGGTCAAATGATTGCCAATATTGCTGGTGAGCGAGGAATGAGCATAGATGCTATTCGTAAAACGGTTAGGGAATCAGTGATGATAGCTTATAAGAAGTATTTTGGAACAAATGAGAATGCTTTAGTTAAATTCGATGAGGATACTGGGGATTTAATAGTTTATTCTAAAAAAAGGATCGTCGAGGAAGTGCAAGATGATATACTTGAGATATTAAAAGAAGATGCTAAAGAATTTGAGCTCTTGGAAGATGGGTATGCGTATATTGAGATTGATCCCAAAATTTTTGATAGACTTTCGATTCAAGTTGCTAAACAGAGAACCAAGAGCGACTTGCAGGGTATTGAGGATAATGAACTTTATTTGGAATTTAAACATAAATTGCATAAAATTGTTATTGGTTATGTTCAACAGAATAGGAATGGAGATCTTTATGTCAATCTTGGGACTACAGATGGTGTTATTCCTAAAAAATATCAATCTCCAAGAGAAGTTTATGGGCTTAATGATAAAGTTAGAATTCTTGTTTACAATGTAAAGAAGGGGAAGAATGGGATAGAGGTGGTCTTATCAAGAACTCATCCTAAGTTTATTGAAGAATTGCTTACGCTTGAGATTCCTGAAATTGAGGAAGGAATTATTAAAATTCATAAAATAGTAAGAGATCCGGGTTATAGGACTAAAGTCGCTGTTTATTCTGAGAAAGAAGAGATTGATCCTATAGGGCCTTGTATTGGGCAAAAGGGTGTTAGGATTCAATCAATAATTAAGGAACTTGAAGGTGAGAAAATAGATATTATTCCTTATTCTAAGGATATTAAAGAATTTATTAAAGATGCCTTAACTCCTGCTAAAATAGATAATGTATATATTATTGATGAAGATTTGCATAAAGCTTTGGTAGTTGTTAGTGATGAACAGCTTTCACTTGCAATAGGTAAAATGGGTCAGAATGTTAGACTTGCGAATAGGTTGCTTGATTGGGCAATTGATGTTAAGACCAGTAGTCAGTTTGCAGAGATGAAAGCAAGTGGAGAGTTTAAACAAGATACTTTTGAAATGTTTGAGAAAATTATTCAGGATAATGTTCAGGAAGATGAATTTGAAGAAGTAAACAAAATTAGTGAGCTTAAAATCCTTGATGATAATATCATTGATAAATTGGTTGCATCAGGTCTTGATGATATTGATAATTTTTTAGATGCTAGCGAGGAAACACTTTTTGAGTTAGGAATAAGTTATGAAAAGCAAGATGAAATAAATAAAATATTGAAGGAAGGGATGGTAATAATTTCTAATGATGATGGTTCTATTGAAGGGATTAAAGATGAGGAAGAATTGCTTTGTCCTGAATGTGGGGCTGTCATTAATGAAAATATGGCTTTTTGTCCAGGTTGTAAGATAGGTCTTAGCTTTGAATTTGAAGAGGAGTAA
- the infB gene encoding translation initiation factor IF-2 produces MSENIDDDCSEDEKKIKVVKLRKKVVKVVAHTDKNLNKSKDNFVESPNSLANQDVNRGYSYGNKDRGARPSSLSSERDNTSQQQGNRGYFNRNYVHNRDNRGGGYSYGNKDRSVRPFSLSGEKNNTGSQQQSNRGGHFNRNYAYNRDNRGYSYGNKDRGLRPSSLSGEKDNTGVQQQGNRGYFNRNNSNSSGSQTFRRVIRTKVISTVAISPSDSDSKGLNRKLGEKKKQQQENQKGYKRKKEELESQTIEQKVFDQLQKKKKENLANPIPKSIDIMGTITVAELARKMNLKSSDLIAKLMTLGVMATINEKIDSDTATILVEEYGSRVNVVSIYDETVIESEEDDESKRVAKPPIITIMGHVDHGKTKLLSVLQNIDINQKEFGGITQHIGAYTINYNDHEITFLDTPGHEAFTMMRSRGAQVTDIVVLVVSAVDGVMPQTVEAINHAKDADVPIIVAINKIDLPDSNQDRVKHQLSEYDLVPEDWGGNTIFVAISALKNIGITELLDMIILQAEVMSLKANPTKRAIGRVLDAKIDLGRGIVCSVIVEDGTLSIGDSFVGGVYHGKVRALINERGVSVNSVGPAKAISVLGFSSIPQAGDPFQVTKTEKEAKLISSKRQDLKRYEDAKNVKKVTVSNLYDSIKDGALRELKIILKADVQGSVEALRHSLERLTNNEIRVKVIHSSVGAITETDISFASASEAIIIGFHVRPTTKAQLLADQEKVEIRKYNIIYDAINDIKSVLEGMLEPDIEQKFIGFAEVRAVFNISKVGIVAGCYVSQGCIKRDAVTNIMREGFQVHSGKISSLKRAKEDVKEVNAQYECGIIIDNYFDVREGDIIEAFEIKKVKRRFES; encoded by the coding sequence TTGTCAGAAAATATTGATGATGATTGCAGTGAAGATGAAAAAAAAATTAAAGTTGTTAAATTACGAAAGAAAGTAGTAAAGGTTGTAGCTCATACTGATAAAAATTTAAATAAATCTAAGGATAATTTTGTTGAGTCTCCAAATTCATTGGCTAATCAAGATGTTAATAGGGGATATTCTTATGGAAATAAAGATAGGGGAGCTAGACCTTCTTCTTTAAGTAGTGAGAGAGATAATACTAGTCAACAACAAGGTAATAGAGGGTATTTTAATAGGAATTATGTTCATAATAGAGATAATAGGGGAGGTGGATATTCTTATGGAAATAAAGATAGGAGCGTTAGACCTTTTTCTTTAAGCGGTGAGAAGAATAATACTGGTTCCCAGCAACAAAGTAATAGGGGGGGGCATTTTAATAGGAATTATGCTTATAATAGAGATAATAGGGGATATTCTTATGGAAATAAAGATAGGGGGTTAAGGCCTTCTTCTTTAAGTGGTGAGAAGGATAATACTGGTGTTCAACAACAAGGTAATAGGGGATATTTTAATAGAAATAATTCTAATAGTAGTGGTTCTCAGACATTTAGACGAGTAATAAGAACTAAGGTTATCTCTACTGTTGCAATCTCACCTTCTGATTCTGATAGCAAGGGTCTTAATAGGAAACTTGGTGAGAAGAAGAAGCAGCAACAAGAGAATCAAAAAGGTTACAAGAGGAAGAAGGAGGAACTTGAGAGCCAAACAATAGAACAGAAAGTGTTTGACCAACTTCAAAAAAAGAAGAAAGAAAATCTAGCAAATCCAATTCCTAAGTCAATTGATATTATGGGAACTATTACTGTTGCAGAACTTGCAAGAAAAATGAATTTAAAATCCTCAGATTTAATTGCTAAATTAATGACTTTGGGTGTAATGGCAACTATTAATGAGAAAATTGATTCTGATACTGCTACGATTTTGGTTGAAGAATATGGTTCTAGAGTCAATGTTGTTTCAATCTATGATGAAACAGTTATAGAGTCAGAGGAAGATGATGAGAGTAAGAGGGTTGCAAAACCTCCTATTATTACAATAATGGGACATGTTGATCATGGAAAAACTAAACTTTTATCAGTGTTGCAAAATATTGATATAAATCAAAAAGAGTTTGGAGGGATTACACAACATATTGGTGCTTATACTATTAATTATAATGATCATGAGATAACGTTTTTAGATACTCCAGGACATGAAGCTTTTACTATGATGCGGAGTCGAGGAGCGCAAGTTACAGACATTGTAGTGCTTGTTGTTTCTGCTGTGGATGGGGTAATGCCACAGACTGTTGAGGCTATTAATCATGCAAAAGATGCAGATGTACCTATTATTGTTGCAATTAATAAGATTGATTTGCCAGATTCAAATCAGGATAGAGTTAAACATCAGCTTTCAGAGTATGATTTAGTTCCTGAAGATTGGGGTGGGAATACTATTTTTGTTGCAATTTCGGCTCTTAAAAATATTGGTATTACGGAACTTCTTGATATGATTATTCTTCAAGCTGAAGTAATGTCATTAAAGGCAAACCCAACTAAAAGGGCTATTGGTAGAGTTCTTGATGCTAAAATTGACTTAGGTAGGGGGATAGTTTGTTCTGTTATAGTTGAGGATGGGACTCTTTCTATAGGAGATTCTTTTGTTGGGGGAGTTTATCATGGTAAGGTAAGGGCGTTAATTAATGAGCGTGGAGTATCTGTTAATAGTGTTGGTCCTGCAAAAGCTATTAGTGTTTTGGGTTTTTCATCAATTCCTCAGGCCGGTGATCCATTCCAGGTTACAAAAACAGAAAAAGAAGCCAAGTTAATTAGTTCTAAAAGACAAGATCTTAAGAGGTATGAGGATGCTAAGAATGTAAAAAAAGTTACTGTGTCAAATCTTTATGATTCAATTAAAGATGGGGCTTTAAGAGAACTTAAGATAATTTTAAAAGCTGATGTTCAGGGCTCTGTTGAAGCTTTGAGACATTCTCTTGAAAGGTTAACTAATAATGAGATTAGAGTAAAAGTTATTCATTCATCAGTAGGGGCAATAACAGAAACGGATATTAGTTTTGCCTCAGCTAGTGAAGCCATTATTATTGGTTTTCATGTAAGACCTACAACAAAAGCGCAATTATTAGCTGATCAAGAAAAAGTTGAAATCAGAAAATATAATATAATTTATGATGCAATCAATGATATTAAATCAGTTCTTGAGGGTATGTTAGAGCCAGATATTGAACAGAAATTTATTGGATTTGCAGAAGTTCGTGCTGTTTTTAATATTTCTAAGGTTGGGATAGTAGCTGGATGTTATGTGTCTCAAGGTTGTATAAAACGGGATGCAGTAACTAATATTATGCGAGAAGGATTTCAGGTGCATTCTGGTAAGATTTCTTCATTAAAACGAGCTAAAGAGGATGTTAAGGAAGTTAATGCGCAATATGAATGTGGGATTATTATTGATAATTATTTTGATGTTAGGGAAGGAGATATTATTGAGGCATTTGAAATTAAGAAGGTAAAGAGACGATTCGAGTCTTAA
- the rbfA gene encoding 30S ribosome-binding factor RbfA — translation MEKEIRKSKLESLLVQEIGNLIVTRVVKDPRVHEFLTVVRVEISNDLINAKVFIGSIKEGASLDNAVKALNNAKGFIQSEIVKRIRVRNTPKLNFLRDDTISKAFYVNKIIENLDIGQEQ, via the coding sequence ATGGAAAAAGAGATAAGAAAATCAAAACTTGAGAGTTTATTAGTTCAAGAGATTGGTAATTTGATAGTAACTAGGGTTGTTAAAGATCCTAGAGTGCATGAGTTCTTGACTGTTGTTAGAGTTGAAATTTCAAATGATTTAATAAATGCCAAAGTATTTATTGGGTCTATCAAAGAAGGCGCATCTCTTGACAATGCTGTTAAGGCATTAAATAATGCTAAGGGTTTTATTCAAAGCGAGATTGTTAAACGTATTAGAGTTAGAAATACTCCGAAATTAAATTTTTTAAGAGATGATACTATTTCTAAGGCTTTTTATGTGAATAAAATAATTGAAAATTTGGATATTGGTCAAGAGCAATAA
- the truB gene encoding tRNA pseudouridine(55) synthase TruB: MNGIILLNKRIGITSCDALFPLKKYFSTSRVGHTGTLDKFASGLLVVLVGKYTKLSGYITSLDKEYISEFEFGIETDTLDPNGRVVNTTDCIPSLKELNCGIRSFIGEIYQIPPKFSSIHVKGKRAYKLALNGDSFSLQSRKVNIYDIRVLSYNVDSRILKLQIKCSKGTYVRSIARDLALSLGSFAYVKSLERIKIGDFRLDSACFSEDITTSSSLMSLESLGLFEKIYVANSMIKFIQNGIYISVVINVGEFKVLQSETEEILALIRGIGLNKYKYVIIF, translated from the coding sequence ATGAATGGAATTATTTTATTAAATAAGAGAATTGGCATAACTTCTTGTGATGCCCTTTTTCCTTTAAAAAAGTACTTTTCTACAAGTAGAGTTGGGCACACGGGTACTCTTGATAAATTTGCAAGTGGTCTTTTGGTTGTTTTAGTTGGCAAGTACACTAAGCTTTCAGGTTATATTACATCTTTAGATAAAGAGTATATATCAGAGTTTGAGTTTGGAATTGAAACTGATACTCTTGATCCTAACGGTAGAGTAGTAAATACTACGGATTGTATTCCAAGTCTTAAGGAATTAAATTGTGGTATTAGATCTTTTATAGGTGAGATTTATCAAATTCCACCTAAGTTTTCTTCAATACATGTTAAAGGTAAAAGAGCCTATAAGTTAGCTCTTAATGGGGATTCTTTTAGTCTTCAGTCTAGAAAAGTCAATATATATGACATTCGAGTCTTAAGTTATAATGTTGATTCTCGTATTTTGAAGCTACAAATAAAATGTTCTAAGGGTACTTATGTTAGAAGTATAGCAAGGGATTTGGCATTGTCTTTAGGGTCATTTGCTTACGTTAAGAGTCTTGAGAGAATTAAGATTGGAGATTTTAGATTAGACAGTGCTTGTTTTTCTGAAGATATTACTACTAGTAGTTCTTTGATGAGTTTAGAGTCTTTAGGGCTTTTTGAAAAAATTTATGTTGCTAATAGTATGATTAAGTTTATTCAAAATGGTATTTATATTAGTGTTGTTATTAATGTTGGTGAGTTTAAGGTTTTGCAATCTGAAACGGAAGAGATATTAGCACTAATTCGTGGAATTGGTTTGAATAAATATAAATATGTGATCATTTTTTGA
- the rpsO gene encoding 30S ribosomal protein S15, whose amino-acid sequence MISKEQKQKIIAEFGKNASDTGSVEVQIALITDRIRYLTEHLKINKKDHSSKRGLLKLVGHRRNLLRYYQKKNLEAYRTLIAKLGLRK is encoded by the coding sequence ATGATTAGTAAAGAACAAAAGCAAAAAATAATTGCAGAGTTTGGTAAGAATGCAAGTGATACAGGCTCAGTTGAAGTGCAAATAGCGTTAATTACGGATAGAATAAGATATTTGACAGAGCATTTGAAGATCAATAAAAAAGATCATAGCTCTAAGAGAGGTTTATTAAAGTTAGTTGGGCATAGAAGGAATTTATTAAGATATTATCAGAAAAAGAATTTGGAAGCTTACAGAACCTTAATAGCTAAACTTGGACTTAGAAAGTAA